From the genome of Meriones unguiculatus strain TT.TT164.6M chromosome 17, Bangor_MerUng_6.1, whole genome shotgun sequence:
ttatttatttttgtgtgtgtgtgtatgtgttctgcCTGGATGCTCGTACCACATATGACGCTGGTGCCTGAGGAGATCAGAGGAGtgcctggatcccctggaactaggggTACGGGTGTTTGTGAGCCCCCGTgtgggtcccctgcaagagcagctggtgcccttgaccagtgagccatctttccagcccttgcgtttttaatcacagcaatcaAAGTGCTTCTCCTAAGTCTGGAGGCAGTGTGGACGGTCTTCCACTTCAAAGCCCCTCCCCCGTCTCCCCACTCGGGATTCTGTccgcctctgtctccctcttgcCTACTCCCGCTGCTGTTTGTCCTGCTGTTCTCCACGCCTGCCAGGAACAGCCTGCCTCCAGGTCTCTGTGGCTGCTCATCTGGTGTTTGGTAGACTTTAGCCAGGGAGAGCCACGTGGTTCGCTCCACCGCTGCCTTCAGGTCTTTTCCAAATAAAACTTGCTTAGTGAGGATTTCCCAAGTGTCCCCTCAAGTGGTCATGCCCTTCTGATGCCTCACTGTATCACGTGCCACAATTTGATGTTTTGTGtgtctgatttcttttctttctttttttttttttttttgaggcaaggtctacTGTAACTCtggttggccttaaactcctaaTGTTCTTGTttcttgcttctacctcccaagtaccaGGATTACAGATATGAGCCACCAGACcctgtttatttttggtttgttgacAATGTGTCTTCCCAAGTAGCCCAGATGGTCTGGTGCTCAAGGTCCTTCTGCCTCGGTTCCGCAAGTTCCGTGGCTACAAGCAGGTACcaggtaccaccatgcctgaatatttcatttattttgatccTGTCATCTTTTCTTGTtactgttcttcttcttcttttttttaattaaaaaagttacaTGTGGGGTGGGGCAGTGGtgtctcatgcctttaatccgagcacttaggaggcagaagcaggcagatttctgtgagttcgagaccagcctgttctCTAGAGCGAGTTTCAGAActactaaggctacacagagaaactctctcttgaaaagccaaaacaaaaaaaattacatttgtttattgaAGAGAATGCATTTGTTatggcatgtggaggtcaaaagaatattttgtgccagtcagttctctccttccaccacataggACTCAAGGATGAAAATCAGATAGCCAGGGCTGGTGGCTTGATCTATTGACCTATTGCCCCATATCCCTTTGTTTAAAGCAGGAgtcatgtagccaaggatgaccttgaacttttgatctggCTGCCTGTACCTCAAAATTACTTATTTGTTTGGTGGTATCAAACCCAGTTTTTATgtactctaccaactaagctcCAAACCAAGCCTCTtccctttacatttttatttattttaaacattacttttttttaaaattatgtgtaggtgtgtatgtCTGCAGAAAGGCCGTGCACATgggtgcaggtgccctcagaggcatcagatccccttggactgcagtttagacCATTGTAAGATGCTTGATATggaggctgggaactgaacttgggtcctctggaagagcagcaagtgctcttagtcGTTGAGGgctgtttctccagccctctCTGTTTTACTTAGTCAGGGTCTGGATGTTTAGCCCGAGCTGGTCTccatcctggctctgcctcccgaatgctgagaCCACAGGCACGTGCTGCCACCGCTACAGGCAGCCGCTGGCGCTGTTCTGTAAACTCCGTAAGGGGCGGGTGCTCATCTGTCTCCTGCACTGATGCTCCAGACACCTGGCGTACACACCCATGCTGAGGGTGTGAGTGCACTCTTACTATTTCTGCTTTCTATCCCATTAATCCTGGTTCTGACCGAGCAGCTGCTTTTGTGATGCTATGAGTGTTTCTGTCTGGAATGAAGCTTTCGGGAGGCCACAGTCTTGTTTTGCCTCCTGTTGCATCCCTAGCACTTAGCAAGTCCCCAGGACACGTGTTCAGTGTGCGAGGAAAGTGTTCTGAAATGCTGACCTAATTGTCTTTTACCCTTGGGCTGGGAGTATGTCTCTTGCAACATGCTTGCTTGCCTCCTGTGTGATCACAGTCTATCAAGCCTGACTCTTTGCAAccagtagttttttgttttggatcttgacaattttctttcaatttctacatcttctagaccagtggttcttggccttcctaatgctgtgacccctttatacagttcctcatgttgtggtgactccaaccataaaattatttttgttgctagttCGTAACTGTAtgctttgctactgttatgaatcataattttAAATGCCTGAGGTTTtcagtggtcttttggggtcgcaagccacaggctgagaactgatGTTGTAGATTCTAGCCTTCCTTGACTATGCCATGCCCTCTGCCTGCTAGGTACCCACACTCCCTATTCTCTGCTCAAAAAGCCTCAGCTGACTGTCCTGTGCTTGTCCTCTTGGGCTCAGCTGAGGTCACGTCTTCTGAGTTTGTGAGGGTGGGGGTGCATAGCGCCTTCCTTGCTTGGTCTTGCCCAGGCTTTTGCTGACAGATGGTTGTTGTGTGTTGGGCAGAGAGGTTGAAGATTATCTCAGAGAGAATGTTGATGTTGTAGAATGTAGAGTAATGAGAGTGGCCATGGGTGACATTGAGGTTAGGGCAACTAAAAGCCAAAGAATGGACTTTGGGCTGGCAAGACATGAGGCCTTAAGGTCTCTGGACCCTGTAGGCCGGAGTCATGAGCCCTTTCTTGGTCCCTCTGACTTGGATTTCTCCTCCTTGCTCTCCCTCAGGGGGGGATGTTACCATCACTGATTTACCACTGGTCCTAGAGCAGATCCAGGATAACGTCCACGCTAACCTGCCACCTGGAGGCCGGGCTCAGGTGTGTGCCTTGTCCTGGGGAGTTGACCAGCATGTCTTCCCCGGAAACTATGACTTGGTGCTGGGGGCAGATATCGTGTACCTGGAACCCACCTTCCCACTGCTGTTGGGGACACTCCGACACCTGTGCGGGCCCCATGGCACCATCTATCTGGCCTCCAAGATGAGAGAGGAGCACCAGACAGAGACCTTCTTTCAACACTTCCTGCCCGAGCACTTCCAGCTGGAGCTGGCCCAGCGGGACGAAGATGCGAATGTCAACATCTATAGGGCCAGGCACAGGGAAGTGGGACCTGAAGGACATCACCCCTTCTGTTGACCTCAACTCTTATCCCAGTGGAGGAATGGCATCTCTCCAGAGCCCTAAACATCAGGACACGAGAAAAGGATGCAGTGcctgtcttctttctcctcttttccctttgGTTTCCCTATATATTCTTTGGAGACTACTTGACGAGAGTGGCAGAGCCCTAGAAGCATTGAGTTTAAAGCACAAAAAAGGCCCAGCACTTGTCTGCAGAGGAGGAGAGGGTATTCAGGATACGTAGGAGTAAGGGAGGGAAGCAGGGGATGAATAGTGGCTTCAGGGAGATTGCTGTTGATCACTTCCAGTTCTTTAAACAGAAcggacttaaaaaaacaaaacaaacaaaacaaaacattctttgactattttttttttgttttgttttttgtttggtttttcaagacaaggattctctgtgaagcattggctgtcctgaactcactttgtagacccagctggccttgaactcacacagatcctcctgcctctgcctcctagagtgctgggattacaggcgtccGCTACCATGCCTAGttctttgactttttttaaaggaaaatatgaGCATTAATTATCTCTTCTGCATCCCTAAACATGTAGCTATTGCCAGAGAGCTGGGTATCGAGATGCCTCAAAATTCCTGTTTCTTGCTACTGAGATGTTGCTAGGACAAGTCTCCTTGGCCTGAGCCTGGTAACTCGCAGCAGAGCTGTCCCTTTGGGCTATCGCTTCTTTGTGCTCTACAAAGTTCAAGACCTGCTCACAGACATCATGGTGTAGCAAAGTCTCTGGactgagttctaggttcttctgATCTCCAGTTTTTCCTTCTTAACTtgttctgtcttctcttcttgACTCTTCCTCAGGAGAAGTCTGGTTGGGCTCTTTTTCCTTACTGCTTAGGAATACAGCCGTCTTTGGTGTGTCTGCCACCATCGCCATAACCGCCTCGCTACTCCTCAACTCTCGCCATCTTCCAACACCTGCTCTAATTCACTTCTTACTGCAAGAATCAATGTCTTTGCTTGACACTGAGGCACGCCCCAAAGTACTTTGTATTTCATTTCCTGCTCCTTTTGCACACTTAGCCAAGTTGCAGTTTGCTGTGCTTTGTTCCCTAACTCTATGCCAGCATTCTCTGACTTCTCCACTTTCTGAAGGATTCCCTTCAAGGAAGGGCCATTGCTCCTTATCAAAACTCAATCTTTGCCTCTGGGAAAATCTTCCTTTTCTTGAGCCTTCTATTTGGACGTGATTTTCTTGTCAGGAGATCTTTTAACTGCTTAGGGACCTTATATTTTcctatctgattttttttttcaagacagggttcctctgtgtagccttggctatcctggactcgacttgtagaccaggctggcctcgaactcacagagatccacctgccactgcctcccagagtgctgggagcaCAGGCCGGTGCCATCGTGCCTGGCTGTTACCTGAGTCTTATTTCCTTACCAATAGATACATTACATTGGAGGGTAAAGCTGTGGTTTATTCATTAGTAATTCCCTGAAACTGGCGACAGCTCCGGGCACACATGTGTTCAGCGGATATTAGCAGATATGCTAATTCAGTAATTATTTATCCGGTTTGCTGAAGAAACTCCACCTCTCGAGGTGAACCAGGACATAGTTCCCCGAGTCATAAATGGATTAACGAATATGAAAGTGCATTGGAAATAAACATAAAGTATCACCTACATGTCTTGTTATTTTGTGACAACTTTCATCGAGCACTCTTATGCGCTAAgtcttttgaaatgttttaagAAGACAAGCAATTGCGGCGGTTCCATTCCTCCGGCCTGCAGGCGGCAGCACCCCGCACCACGCGTTCCGGGAGGCGTTTTGGCCCTCGCGCCACGCCGTAGGCCGCCGTCTCACCTGCGCGCGCGTGGCCAGCGAGTGTCCCGCTGCCTGGGGAATGTCGATGCCGCGGTTGCTGCGCCTCTTCCCCTTCGCGTGCGCCGGCCGCTCGGTGAGGGCTCCCGGGCGCCGTGAGCTCGCCCTCGCCTCCCCCACGCGGGCCGCGCTCCTCTCCGCGCTCGCCCGACCCCGGGTCCCCCGCGGACGCGCTCCCCGCCCGTTGCCCTCCAGCCGCCCCCAGCGCtacccctttctcctttctcctgcaGGCGAGGTCTGTGCTGCTGCAGCCGTCGCAGCCATGGCGCGCGGGCCACACGGGCCCCTCCGAGTCGCCTTCTGCTTCCAGCAAGGAGCTGCTCCTGAAGCTGCGGCAGAAGACAGGCTACTCCTTTGTCAACTGCAAGAAGGCTCTGGAGACGTGTGGCGGCGACCTCAGACAGGTGGGGAGGCGCTGTCCGGCCTGGCGCGACGGCTCGGCCGCAGGCTTTTCTTCCGGGCCCACTCCGAGGCGCGCAGACATGACCGGTGTCCTCCGACGGGACCCCAAGAGAAGACTTTGGCCTTAAAAGATAGCTTTACCCTTCTCCTTCCTCGTCTTCACTGGAAGCAGTTAACGTAGGAACAGTTAAATAGCCGTAATCCACGTCAGGGGGCCGTGGGAATTGTTGCCTGGAGATCAGTGTTGGTGTAAATTTTGAAGTTCAGCTACAGAGGCCCTCACACACTGTAACTGTGGACATTGCATTTAACCCTTTGGTGTCGTGTCGGTGTGGTGTGTGTAATGAAACCACTTATAGTGGGGTTGTGAAGAGAGTGGTAAGTGAGTGAGTTCCTCTTACGGAACGTGGCGGTGCAGAGAATCAGTTGGTTCTTTCTGATTTCTGTGACTGACTTCTTCGTCTTCCCTGTTTGTAGGCGGAGGCCTGGCTGCACGAGCAGGCCCAGAAGGAAGGCTGGAGCAAAGTGGCCAAGCTCCATGGGAGGAAGACTAAAGAAGGCTTGATTGGGCTGCTGCAGGATGGGAACGCCTCTGTCTTGGTAGAGGTGCGTGGTGGGGACCCCGCACGCTAGAAGCAGCTATACCTTGGAGTGTAAGGCGTTTGGTAGACCCCTCGCACACCTAAGGAATCTGCTTGGAGCCATGAGTGGAGGTTGGAGTTAAGTTCCTAAGGGTTTACGTTGCAGGGGTGTCTTGATGGGAAATGGCCTAGTAACCGAGATCTTTTTCCTGCGTGTGAATCCAGTGCAGCCTGTTACTGTAGTAGGTAGACTTAAGTAGCGGGGTGGTGGCGGCTCTCACCAGTGTTCTCAACTctcgggaggctgaggaaggaggattgctgtgagtttgagggcagttAGGCTACAAAGTGAAGTCCTGACCCCTTCACCACTAAAAAACACCACTGAAAAAAAGGTAAGAAAGTtagtaattatattattattactatataaTATAATGAGTAATTATAttctattaataataataataataataataataataattattattattattacatttacaGAGTAAATGTATTACTCTGTGTATTGATGACTCATAAGTAGTGGATTTAGAGGAGGCTGTAGAGTCAGGACATGAAAAAAACAAGCCCAGTAGGGCTACCACGAAGGAATGAGTGGTGGTAAAGTGGTTGGAGGGTGGACATGGTGGTGGCATGGGTATagctctagcacttgggaggtagaggcaggaagatcagttgaaggccatcctcagctacttcgtaagttcaaggccagcctgagaccaTTTCACAAAACTAAAAAGGTTTGGTGTTGGAAGAGAGTAAGGGATGAAGTGATTATGGTGTGGCTGCAGCCAAGTATAGAGAGTCTGTCAGGGTGTTCTGGTGTGCAGGTTGTGGCTGAGTCCCAGCCACAGTGACATCTCTTCCCTTGTTTCAGTCTACCCAGATCCCGGGACCTACAGCTTTACAGTGCGAGGCCATCTGTTTCTGTTGAGTCTGCAGCTTGTTCAGGCAGTATCTTGGTTGGCTCTGCCTCCACCCTGAAGGCACTTTTAGAAACTGTTGATAATCAGCTCATTCAGCAATATCCACTCATTCCCACAGGTAAACTGTGAGACAGATTTTGTCTCCAGAAACTTGACATTCCAACAGTTCGTCCAGCAAGTAGCCTTGGGAACCATGCTACACTGTCAGAGTCTGAAGGATCAGCTCTCCACATACAGTAAAGTGAGTTTGAAAGCTGTCTCCAGCTCACCAAAGTGGCCTCCACACCTTAGGGTCTGTTTGTCTTTAGCTTTTTGGGGTGTATTTGAGGATTGTACCCAGGAACTTGTGCATACTGCTCTATCAATGAGCTACACTCTTCTTTTTTGGGGAGAAGggggcttgagacagggtttctctgtgtagccatggctatcctgggattcactctgtagaacaggctggcctcaaactcaaagatccacctgcctgtgcctcctgagtgctgggattaaaggtgtgtgccaccacctttAATGCTTGTGATGTTCCTTTTTGTATCACTCACCTCAGGTTCCtcttttctttagatttatttacttagtaaATTTGAGTGattgtctgcatgtacatgtgtgcatgcttgctgctcctggaagtcagaagagggtgttggagctcctggaactggagatacaggtgGACGGATGGTTTcatgccaccatgtgggtgctgggaattgaaccctggtcttctgcaagatcagcaagtgctcttaaccactgacctaaCTCTTCTGCCTGTCTTCTCAGTTCACATTGCTGCTTTAATCTCTTTTGTTATGTTACATTATTCtgctttattaactctgtgtgtgcacacacatgcacatgcatatggAAGCTAGAGTTGACACTAGGTATCTCCCTCAATTTCTCTCTccatcctttttttcttcttcttttgagacagggtctcatgtagccctggctggtctgggaCTCAGGATGGTgtcacactcacagagaccctccccCACTGCCTCTTGAGCTCTGGAATTAAAGGGACATGGCTGCACCTGGCCTCCGCCGTGTTTTTAGGACAGGGCTCAGCGAACCTGAAGCCCACCCGCTCAGCCAGGCCGGCCAGTCAGTGAGCTTCAGTTCACCCGCTCAGCCAGGCCGGCCAGTCAGT
Proteins encoded in this window:
- the Eef1akmt3 gene encoding EEF1A lysine methyltransferase 3, with the translated sequence MASSRPDPDPEPESVFPREVGLFADSYSESSRFCFCGHELSITQNFGSRLGVAARVWDAALSLCSYFESQNVDFRGKKVIELGAGTGIVGILAALQGGDVTITDLPLVLEQIQDNVHANLPPGGRAQVCALSWGVDQHVFPGNYDLVLGADIVYLEPTFPLLLGTLRHLCGPHGTIYLASKMREEHQTETFFQHFLPEHFQLELAQRDEDANVNIYRARHREVGPEGHHPFC